Proteins co-encoded in one Bacillus infantis NRRL B-14911 genomic window:
- the selD gene encoding selenide, water dikinase SelD has protein sequence MSREEIIKLTSLSTKGGUGCKIGPEDLAQVLRHLPKAVPDPNLLVGLDTSDDAGVYKISDDVALVQTLDFFTPIVDDPYMFGQIAAANSLSDVYAMGGKPITVMNIVGFPISTLDKSILADILAGASDKVMESGAALVGGHSIDDQEPKFGLSVTGVVHPDKIRANAGAKPGDRLILTKPIGVGILTTAIKRDLLEKEDIDLVMNVMAALNKDAAEAMESFQVNACTDVTGFGLLGHAIELAEGSGAGVIINSGSVPVLPRTRELAEQNIIPGGSRKNHKWLSGRIEYNPDIDETTQLILCDAITSGGLLISVPEAEAEALQKALEERNVTSAIIGEVTDQSPGKIKVL, from the coding sequence ATGTCCAGAGAAGAAATCATCAAATTGACTTCGCTATCAACAAAAGGCGGCTGAGGATGCAAAATTGGTCCTGAGGACCTGGCGCAGGTTCTGCGTCATTTGCCCAAAGCTGTACCTGATCCAAATCTGCTTGTCGGGCTTGATACTTCCGATGATGCAGGAGTATATAAAATAAGCGATGATGTTGCTTTAGTGCAGACGCTCGACTTTTTCACACCGATTGTAGATGACCCTTATATGTTCGGCCAGATTGCGGCTGCAAACTCATTAAGCGATGTCTATGCAATGGGCGGAAAACCGATCACAGTTATGAATATCGTCGGATTCCCTATCAGCACTCTTGATAAGAGCATCCTTGCTGACATCCTGGCAGGAGCATCAGACAAAGTCATGGAATCAGGGGCCGCCCTTGTCGGAGGACACTCGATCGATGACCAGGAGCCCAAATTCGGACTCTCAGTCACAGGTGTTGTGCATCCGGATAAAATCAGGGCCAATGCCGGCGCTAAGCCTGGCGACCGTTTGATTTTGACAAAGCCGATCGGTGTCGGCATCCTTACGACAGCGATCAAGCGGGACCTGCTCGAGAAGGAAGATATCGATCTTGTCATGAACGTAATGGCTGCACTTAATAAAGATGCCGCAGAAGCAATGGAAAGCTTCCAGGTGAATGCCTGTACCGATGTGACTGGCTTTGGCCTCCTCGGCCATGCGATCGAGCTTGCTGAAGGCAGTGGAGCCGGTGTTATCATCAACAGCGGTAGTGTACCGGTCCTTCCAAGGACACGTGAGCTCGCAGAACAGAATATCATTCCTGGCGGTTCAAGGAAGAACCACAAATGGCTGTCAGGGCGGATTGAGTACAATCCTGATATTGATGAAACAACCCAGCTGATCCTGTGTGATGCCATCACTTCAGGCGGGCTGCTGATTTCTGTGCCTGAGGCGGAAGCTGAAGCACTGCAAAAGGCCCTTGAAGAAAGAAATGTCACTTCTGCTATCATCGGCGAAGTAACAGATCAATCTCCCGGGAAGATTAAAGTATTGTAA
- the htpG gene encoding molecular chaperone HtpG — protein sequence MVKQQFKAESKRLLEMMIHSIYSKKEVFLRELISNSSDAIDKLYYKALTDDSISFNKENYYIKITPDKESRTLVIKDTGIGMTKEELEDNLGVIAKSGSLNFKTNTELKDGYDIIGQFGVGFYAAFMAADSVTVISRAHGSTEAYKWESEGAEGFSIEPAVKEETGTEIILKIKENTEEENYDEFLEAYSLKSIVKKYSDFIRYPILMDVPGRRPKEGSDGEFEDYTEEQTINSMVPIWRKNKSELTEEDYEKFYAEKHFGFDKPLKSIHINVDGTIRYHAVLFIPEKIPFDYYSKEYEKGLELYSNGVLIMNKCAELLPDYFSFVKGIVDSEDLSLNISREILQQDRQLKLIAKNLGKKIKSELQSMLKNDREKYEAFYESFSRQLKYGVYSDFGSNKDMLQDLLMFHSSKENKLVTLDEYISRMPEDQKYIYYAAGESISRIEKLPQTELVADKGYEILYFTEDIDEFAIKMLLNYKEKEFKSVSSSDLGIEAEENDKSEEKAYQEMFTSMKDLLAGKVKEVRASRRLKSHPVCLAAEGDLTIEMEKILNSMPDSQNVQAEKILEINPNHEVFASLQNAFANDKEKLALYTNLLYNQALLIEGLPISDPVEFTNDICKVMN from the coding sequence ATGGTAAAGCAGCAATTCAAAGCAGAATCAAAAAGACTGCTGGAGATGATGATCCATTCCATCTATTCCAAAAAAGAAGTATTTTTAAGAGAGCTGATCTCAAACAGCAGCGATGCCATTGACAAGCTGTATTACAAAGCACTGACAGATGATTCAATCAGCTTCAACAAAGAAAACTATTACATAAAAATTACCCCTGACAAAGAAAGCCGCACTCTTGTCATTAAAGATACCGGGATCGGGATGACAAAGGAAGAACTTGAGGATAACCTGGGCGTTATCGCCAAGAGCGGCTCATTGAATTTCAAAACCAATACTGAGCTAAAAGACGGCTATGATATCATCGGCCAATTCGGGGTCGGCTTTTATGCAGCCTTCATGGCTGCAGACTCCGTTACTGTCATCAGCAGGGCCCATGGGAGCACAGAAGCATACAAATGGGAGTCAGAGGGAGCAGAAGGCTTCTCAATCGAGCCTGCCGTCAAGGAAGAAACAGGAACAGAGATCATCTTGAAAATTAAAGAAAATACAGAAGAAGAGAATTATGATGAATTTCTTGAAGCGTATTCACTAAAGAGCATCGTCAAAAAGTATTCCGATTTTATCCGCTATCCTATCCTGATGGATGTGCCAGGCAGGCGGCCTAAGGAAGGCTCAGATGGTGAATTTGAGGATTACACGGAAGAACAGACCATCAACAGTATGGTGCCGATCTGGAGAAAAAATAAAAGTGAGCTGACGGAAGAAGACTATGAAAAGTTTTATGCAGAAAAGCATTTTGGTTTTGATAAGCCGCTGAAGTCCATTCATATCAATGTTGACGGTACCATCCGCTATCATGCGGTGCTCTTTATTCCAGAGAAAATTCCGTTCGATTATTATTCCAAAGAATACGAAAAGGGGCTTGAGCTGTATTCAAATGGCGTTCTGATTATGAACAAGTGTGCCGAGCTGCTTCCTGATTATTTCAGCTTTGTGAAAGGAATTGTTGATTCAGAGGATCTGTCCCTGAATATCTCGCGCGAAATCCTCCAGCAGGACCGCCAGCTGAAGCTTATTGCAAAGAATCTCGGGAAAAAGATTAAAAGCGAACTGCAGTCTATGCTGAAGAATGATCGGGAGAAATACGAAGCATTTTACGAGTCTTTCAGCAGGCAGCTGAAATACGGGGTATACAGCGATTTCGGCAGCAACAAGGATATGCTCCAGGATCTGCTGATGTTCCATTCTTCAAAAGAAAACAAGCTAGTCACACTGGATGAATATATTTCTAGAATGCCTGAGGACCAGAAGTATATTTATTATGCTGCCGGAGAATCCATCAGCCGGATTGAAAAGCTCCCGCAGACAGAGCTTGTCGCCGACAAAGGTTATGAAATATTGTACTTTACCGAAGATATCGATGAATTTGCCATCAAGATGCTGTTGAACTACAAAGAGAAGGAATTCAAGTCTGTATCCAGCTCAGATTTGGGGATTGAAGCTGAGGAAAATGATAAAAGCGAAGAAAAAGCCTATCAGGAAATGTTCACAAGCATGAAGGATCTGCTGGCAGGGAAGGTAAAGGAAGTCCGTGCTTCCAGGAGACTGAAAAGCCATCCTGTCTGCCTGGCAGCAGAAGGGGATCTGACCATTGAAATGGAAAAGATTCTGAACAGCATGCCTGACAGCCAAAATGTACAAGCTGAGAAAATTCTGGAAATCAATCCCAATCATGAGGTTTTTGCTTCACTGCAGAATGCGTTTGCAAATGACAAAGAGAAGCTGGCACTATACACCAATCTATTATACAACCAGGCTTTGCTGATTGAAGGATTGCCGATCAGCGATCCTGTGGAGTTTACGAATGATATATGCAAGGTTATGAATTGA
- the phnD gene encoding phosphate/phosphite/phosphonate ABC transporter substrate-binding protein: protein MKKWLMTAAAFTLIMILAACGSEEGTEQKENSNNNEEEEAFTIGVIPVQTEGAMETAMDKLQSILEKELDRKVDVEVYPDYNGVVEAMNYDKIDMAYFGPLTYVVAHEKSGAEAIITQLIDGEPFYHSYIVTHKDSPYNNMEDLVAAAGEIDFAFGDINSTSGSLIPSIELQDQGVYTSEDDNKFKSVRFTGSHDATALAVQNKQVDAGAIDSAIYNQLVDSGKIDGEQFKTIWESEKLFQYPWAVHQDTDKETIEKLQETFLAIDDKEVLDAFGATGFTEASNEQYESIREAAVKQGIINE, encoded by the coding sequence ATGAAAAAATGGCTAATGACTGCAGCTGCCTTTACGCTGATCATGATTCTTGCCGCTTGCGGTTCAGAGGAAGGCACAGAACAAAAAGAAAACAGCAATAATAATGAAGAAGAAGAAGCTTTCACAATCGGCGTCATACCGGTACAAACGGAAGGTGCAATGGAAACGGCCATGGACAAGCTTCAGTCGATCCTTGAAAAAGAGCTGGACAGGAAAGTGGATGTTGAGGTTTATCCTGATTATAATGGCGTAGTTGAAGCGATGAACTACGATAAAATCGATATGGCCTATTTTGGACCGCTTACATATGTGGTTGCACACGAAAAAAGCGGTGCTGAAGCAATCATCACCCAGCTGATAGATGGAGAGCCTTTCTACCATTCATATATCGTCACACATAAAGACAGCCCGTACAATAACATGGAAGACCTGGTAGCAGCAGCAGGAGAAATTGATTTTGCTTTTGGCGATATCAATTCAACGTCCGGCTCTCTTATCCCTTCCATTGAACTTCAGGATCAGGGTGTTTATACATCCGAGGATGACAATAAGTTCAAATCAGTCAGATTCACAGGTTCCCATGATGCTACAGCCCTGGCTGTCCAAAACAAGCAGGTGGATGCCGGTGCGATTGACAGCGCCATCTACAATCAGCTTGTAGATTCAGGAAAAATTGATGGAGAGCAGTTCAAGACAATCTGGGAATCCGAGAAACTTTTCCAATATCCTTGGGCAGTTCATCAAGATACAGATAAAGAAACAATAGAAAAGCTTCAGGAAACATTCCTGGCGATCGATGATAAAGAAGTGCTTGATGCGTTTGGCGCAACAGGTTTTACCGAGGCTTCCAATGAACAGTATGAAAGCATCAGGGAAGCAGCTGTCAAACAGGGAATCATTAACGAATAG
- a CDS encoding glycosyltransferase: MMKIILASPNFHQERGNTITVKRISDGLRRLGADTKIVSSTERPASPLPQGDIVHGFHAYRFFLYKKELGMPIDNYVITMTGTDLNQDLFHHERRQDIIRTLQEAKAITVFNEQAKQLLISEVPDAEAKVYVIPQGRSQFEMMEPVFKKEQNTFVFLLPAGIRKIKNIPFAIASLKKLHDRYPHIRLVISGPVIEEEEGSYVKKLAEQEDWIDYIGQIPHSKMGSLYECADALLNTSISEGQPAAIIEAMDCGLPVLVSANEGNISLVKHGTTGFVYQNEVEFLAYAERLINNYEIRKKLGAAAENYIAEHHSNVSEAESMLRIYSRVLAPS; encoded by the coding sequence ATGATGAAGATTATTTTGGCTTCTCCCAATTTCCATCAGGAACGTGGAAATACAATTACCGTTAAAAGAATATCTGACGGCCTCCGCAGGCTTGGAGCAGATACAAAAATTGTTTCTTCAACAGAAAGACCCGCATCCCCCCTTCCACAGGGAGATATCGTCCATGGTTTTCATGCTTACCGCTTTTTCCTTTACAAGAAAGAGCTTGGTATGCCGATAGATAACTATGTGATCACAATGACAGGAACCGACCTGAATCAGGATCTTTTTCATCATGAAAGGCGGCAGGATATAATCAGGACGCTTCAGGAAGCAAAAGCCATTACAGTCTTCAATGAACAGGCAAAGCAGCTTCTCATTAGCGAAGTTCCCGATGCTGAAGCAAAGGTCTATGTGATTCCACAAGGAAGAAGTCAGTTTGAAATGATGGAGCCTGTTTTTAAGAAAGAGCAAAATACATTTGTCTTCCTGCTTCCAGCCGGGATCAGGAAAATCAAGAATATCCCGTTCGCAATCGCATCCCTAAAAAAACTGCATGACAGGTATCCCCATATCCGTTTAGTGATTTCAGGTCCTGTCATTGAAGAAGAAGAAGGATCATACGTGAAAAAGCTGGCGGAACAGGAAGATTGGATCGACTATATCGGCCAGATTCCCCACAGTAAAATGGGAAGTCTTTACGAATGTGCAGATGCCCTCCTGAACACTTCTATTTCCGAGGGACAGCCGGCAGCCATCATAGAAGCGATGGATTGCGGATTGCCTGTATTAGTTTCAGCCAATGAAGGAAACATAAGTCTTGTAAAGCACGGAACCACCGGATTTGTTTATCAGAATGAAGTCGAATTTCTTGCTTATGCCGAGCGCTTGATCAATAATTACGAGATAAGAAAAAAACTTGGAGCTGCTGCTGAAAATTACATAGCAGAACACCACTCTAATGTATCTGAGGCCGAAAGTATGCTGAGGATATACAGCAGGGTGCTTGCCCCTTCCTGA
- a CDS encoding rRNA methyltransferase, with protein MNMWKKVDGKLIQRTDESRVKFRTNISKALIENLNELAYEHDTHVNYLLETGLKKVLEQDYIDFNKKNRPKDRIQYKTTYDSSLIEQVKTFAKKHDVFINDVIEYSAGYIDIKSAKDSGYKHRIE; from the coding sequence ATGAACATGTGGAAAAAGGTTGACGGAAAACTGATTCAAAGAACAGATGAATCAAGGGTAAAGTTTAGGACTAATATCAGCAAAGCGTTGATTGAAAACCTGAATGAACTGGCTTATGAACATGATACCCATGTGAATTATTTACTCGAAACAGGACTCAAAAAAGTCCTTGAGCAGGATTATATTGATTTCAATAAGAAAAATCGGCCTAAAGACAGAATCCAGTACAAAACTACATATGACAGCAGCCTGATTGAACAGGTAAAAACCTTCGCCAAGAAACATGATGTTTTTATCAATGATGTGATTGAGTACAGCGCAGGATACATTGATATAAAGTCAGCAAAAGACAGCGGTTATAAGCACAGGATAGAGTAG
- the ade gene encoding adenine deaminase encodes MIKERLIRRIAVAAGREPADLVIKNGKIIDVFNGEVIYGDIAIADGYIAGIGEYEGHKIFDAKGSYISPGFIDGHVHIESSLLTPGEFARVLLTHGVTAAVADPHEIANVSGISGLQYMLDASEGLPFDFYFMLPSSVPAADFEYAGARLDSLDLKPFFSHPRVLGLGEVMNYPAVLNAHTDMIVKIIAAESAGKKIDGHAAGLGASGLNVYSAAGIRTDHEAITAEEAKERLRKGMYLMIREGTAAKDLEKLLPAVHQQNSRRCLFVTDDKHLDDLLEEGSIDHHIRLAVKSGLPPITAIQMATLNAAECFGLKDQGALAPGYKADMVFLESLEELIIERVFKEGVEVVSAGKLLPKGCFRGVPPAAMLKNTVKISITRQEDLKIRMTGNKANVIEILPGSLVTRHIIEEIDLDSQNSFLPSTSRDLLNLAVIERHRAAGHIGLGIVKGLGLQSGAIASTVAHDSHNLIIAGTNDKDMLAALRAVEDMQGGLAVIKEGEMLASLKLPVSGLMSDQSYEEAASMLADVNNALKHLGANKDVNPFLALSFLALPVIPEIKLTASGLFSVSQSAFIPIEANHKPGLTF; translated from the coding sequence ATGATAAAAGAACGATTGATACGCCGGATTGCAGTGGCTGCCGGCAGAGAGCCTGCTGATTTGGTCATTAAAAATGGAAAGATCATAGATGTTTTTAACGGTGAGGTCATTTATGGGGATATTGCCATTGCAGACGGGTATATCGCGGGCATTGGCGAGTATGAGGGCCATAAGATTTTCGATGCAAAAGGAAGCTATATTTCTCCTGGATTCATTGACGGCCATGTCCATATTGAATCCTCCCTTCTGACCCCCGGGGAATTTGCCAGGGTGCTGCTGACTCATGGTGTGACTGCTGCTGTGGCAGATCCGCATGAAATTGCGAATGTATCAGGCATTTCCGGTCTGCAGTACATGCTGGATGCTTCTGAAGGACTGCCTTTTGATTTTTATTTTATGCTGCCTTCCTCAGTTCCTGCTGCTGATTTTGAATATGCCGGTGCAAGGCTGGATTCTCTTGATCTAAAGCCATTCTTTAGCCATCCCAGAGTTCTTGGGCTTGGAGAAGTCATGAACTACCCTGCTGTATTGAATGCACATACTGACATGATCGTGAAAATCATTGCAGCAGAATCTGCCGGGAAAAAAATCGATGGCCATGCTGCAGGCTTAGGCGCATCCGGGTTAAATGTGTATAGTGCTGCGGGCATCCGCACCGATCATGAAGCAATAACCGCTGAAGAAGCAAAGGAAAGATTGCGTAAAGGGATGTATTTGATGATCCGCGAAGGAACTGCAGCAAAGGATCTTGAGAAACTGCTGCCTGCAGTCCATCAGCAGAACAGCCGCAGATGTCTGTTTGTCACAGATGACAAGCATTTGGATGACCTGCTTGAGGAAGGAAGCATTGACCACCATATCAGGCTGGCAGTGAAGTCAGGCCTCCCTCCTATAACTGCCATTCAAATGGCGACCCTGAATGCAGCAGAGTGTTTTGGTTTGAAGGATCAGGGAGCGCTGGCCCCTGGGTATAAAGCTGATATGGTTTTCCTTGAATCGCTTGAAGAGCTGATCATTGAGCGGGTATTTAAAGAAGGCGTTGAAGTCGTTTCCGCTGGTAAACTTTTGCCAAAAGGCTGTTTTAGAGGCGTGCCTCCTGCTGCTATGCTCAAAAATACGGTTAAAATAAGCATTACCCGCCAGGAAGATTTAAAAATCAGAATGACAGGAAATAAAGCCAACGTCATAGAGATTCTCCCTGGAAGCCTGGTTACCAGGCATATAATTGAGGAAATTGATCTGGACAGCCAAAACAGCTTTCTTCCCTCCACATCAAGGGATCTTTTGAATCTGGCCGTCATTGAACGCCACCGTGCAGCTGGGCATATCGGATTGGGAATTGTTAAAGGGCTCGGCCTTCAATCCGGAGCGATTGCCTCTACGGTAGCCCATGATTCACACAACCTCATCATTGCAGGCACAAATGATAAAGATATGTTAGCTGCTCTAAGGGCTGTGGAGGATATGCAGGGCGGCCTTGCTGTCATTAAGGAAGGCGAAATGCTTGCCTCGCTGAAGCTGCCTGTTTCGGGACTTATGTCCGATCAGTCTTATGAAGAAGCAGCGTCTATGCTGGCAGACGTCAATAACGCCCTGAAACATCTAGGTGCAAATAAAGATGTTAACCCTTTTTTGGCATTATCCTTCCTGGCTCTTCCTGTTATCCCGGAAATTAAATTAACTGCCTCCGGATTATTCAGTGTTTCTCAATCTGCTTTTATTCCAATTGAAGCAAACCACAAGCCGGGATTGACTTTTTAA
- a CDS encoding alanine/glycine:cation symporter family protein produces the protein METFVNEFQEYVGLVNDFVWTYILIAGLILLGLYFSFKTKFVQLRYFKEMFRILGDKSMVSAEGKRGISSFQAFSISAASRIGTGNMAGVATAIAGGGPGAVFWMWLIAFLGAASSFVESTLAQIYKVKDKDGFRGGPAYYMEKGLNKRWMGILFAVIITFCFGLVFNSVQSNTISLAFNQSFGISRLWIGIVLAVFTAVIIFGGVKRIAHVSQVLVPVMAVLYLILAIVILMMNVTEIPAMFGLIIESAFGFREAAGGAMGAAVMMGIKRGLFSNEAGMGSAPNAAATAAVTHPAKQGLIQTLGVFVDTILICSATAFIILLSGDYTGTNLTGIELTQSALATHIGSWASYFVAIAILLFAFSSVIGNYYYGETNIEFIKESKTALFVYRLAVIGMVIFGAAVDLEVVWGLADLFMGIMAIINLIAITMLGKIAFAALKDYKTQRREGKDPVFYSDSIPGLKNIEYWETKEQALKKKKLN, from the coding sequence GAGACTTTTGTGAACGAGTTCCAGGAATATGTTGGCCTGGTAAATGATTTTGTATGGACATATATTTTGATAGCAGGTTTGATTCTGCTGGGATTGTATTTCAGCTTCAAGACTAAATTTGTGCAGCTGAGATACTTCAAGGAAATGTTCAGGATTCTCGGCGATAAGTCGATGGTTTCTGCAGAAGGCAAGAGGGGAATCTCTTCATTCCAGGCTTTCAGCATAAGTGCTGCTTCACGCATTGGCACGGGCAATATGGCCGGCGTCGCTACAGCCATTGCAGGGGGAGGCCCGGGTGCGGTATTCTGGATGTGGCTTATCGCCTTTCTTGGAGCGGCTTCCAGCTTTGTAGAGAGCACGCTTGCCCAGATTTATAAAGTAAAAGATAAAGACGGATTCCGCGGAGGTCCGGCCTACTATATGGAAAAAGGCTTAAACAAGCGCTGGATGGGTATATTGTTCGCGGTTATCATCACCTTCTGTTTTGGACTGGTATTCAACTCTGTTCAGTCCAATACCATCTCGCTTGCATTTAATCAGTCCTTCGGGATCAGCAGATTGTGGATCGGCATCGTGCTGGCAGTGTTTACGGCTGTCATCATCTTTGGAGGGGTCAAACGGATTGCCCATGTATCACAAGTGCTTGTACCGGTCATGGCTGTACTCTACCTGATTCTTGCGATTGTGATCCTGATGATGAATGTTACTGAAATACCGGCTATGTTCGGTTTGATCATTGAAAGTGCATTCGGCTTCAGGGAAGCAGCCGGGGGTGCCATGGGTGCTGCCGTCATGATGGGCATCAAGCGGGGGCTCTTCTCCAATGAAGCGGGTATGGGGAGCGCGCCGAATGCTGCTGCCACAGCCGCTGTTACCCATCCGGCAAAACAGGGTCTTATCCAGACTCTTGGGGTATTCGTGGATACAATCCTGATTTGTTCAGCAACTGCTTTTATCATCCTTTTGTCAGGCGATTATACAGGAACGAACCTGACTGGGATTGAGCTTACACAATCAGCCCTGGCAACGCATATAGGCTCATGGGCAAGCTATTTTGTGGCAATCGCGATCCTATTGTTCGCATTCAGCTCTGTTATCGGCAACTATTATTATGGTGAAACGAATATTGAATTCATTAAAGAAAGCAAGACTGCTCTCTTTGTCTACCGCCTGGCAGTGATCGGAATGGTCATTTTCGGTGCAGCAGTCGATCTTGAAGTTGTATGGGGACTTGCCGACCTGTTCATGGGCATCATGGCCATCATCAACCTGATTGCCATCACCATGCTTGGCAAAATAGCATTTGCTGCACTGAAGGACTACAAAACTCAGCGCAGGGAAGGAAAAGATCCTGTCTTCTATTCTGACAGCATCCCGGGATTAAAGAACATAGAATACTGGGAAACGAAAGAGCAGGCTTTAAAGAAGAAAAAACTGAACTAA
- a CDS encoding staygreen family protein, whose translation MSQFNPQKLSVRYLAPATEQKPVDARKYTLTHSDETGELFLSIGCVYDYSSVNKKFRDEVLAEWLPQMGQYVLKAAVYVSGGEFDEKTSKMRYMIFQREMDLALKAIIYGDRSFFTSYPWLLDSPIYVQFESVFPQFSKIIYYGTPRQYLNSLQQPVI comes from the coding sequence ATGAGTCAATTTAATCCTCAGAAACTAAGTGTCAGGTATCTGGCTCCGGCAACAGAGCAGAAGCCTGTCGATGCTAGGAAATATACACTTACACATTCAGATGAGACTGGTGAACTGTTTCTTAGCATCGGTTGCGTTTATGATTACAGCAGCGTAAATAAAAAATTCAGGGATGAAGTTCTGGCTGAGTGGCTGCCGCAGATGGGGCAATATGTTCTTAAGGCAGCAGTATATGTGAGCGGGGGAGAGTTTGACGAAAAAACTTCGAAGATGCGGTATATGATATTCCAGCGGGAAATGGATTTAGCGCTGAAAGCAATCATTTACGGAGACAGGAGCTTTTTCACAAGCTATCCATGGCTGCTGGATTCACCAATTTATGTGCAGTTTGAGTCCGTATTTCCGCAGTTCAGCAAGATCATTTACTATGGAACGCCAAGGCAGTATTTAAATAGTTTACAGCAGCCGGTTATCTGA
- a CDS encoding vanadium-dependent haloperoxidase: MKENYLRWSEHPYAGERKPPSEGVTPYAGSWPLIFLKRDSDGHFLDPNYKKIVLPIKDPHYIDFHRELKIVQRTLNNLTPQQKKIGIYYGTGVPTKQWTPVIDKLIDTYGVGPTQAARILAVVQGAINDSMVVTWHLKYLWDAARPNQYDQTLETLLCTPRFPAYPSGHAVMSGCAEVMLTYFFPKEAGKIKRISKEDAISRLYAGVHFPSDNDEGLRLGRHIGKVIVSHLKRQSDERGQILDSSDSKYRNANILSEDYQQAIPFDFNERCLSLTRDADVGVKKNTEAAKPYLKF; this comes from the coding sequence ATGAAAGAAAATTATTTGCGATGGTCTGAGCATCCTTATGCCGGAGAAAGAAAACCGCCATCAGAAGGTGTTACGCCATATGCCGGTTCCTGGCCGCTGATCTTTTTAAAAAGGGACAGTGACGGCCATTTTCTTGATCCCAATTACAAAAAAATCGTTTTACCAATTAAAGATCCTCACTATATCGATTTTCATCGTGAATTAAAAATCGTTCAGCGGACATTGAACAACCTGACACCTCAGCAAAAGAAGATCGGCATTTATTATGGTACAGGTGTTCCGACAAAGCAATGGACACCAGTCATTGACAAGCTGATCGATACGTATGGTGTCGGTCCCACCCAAGCGGCAAGGATTCTTGCTGTTGTTCAAGGTGCTATAAATGACAGTATGGTGGTTACCTGGCATTTAAAATACCTTTGGGATGCAGCAAGGCCCAATCAGTATGACCAGACACTTGAAACATTGCTGTGCACCCCGAGGTTCCCTGCCTATCCTTCAGGGCATGCAGTCATGTCAGGCTGTGCAGAAGTCATGCTGACCTATTTTTTCCCTAAAGAAGCAGGAAAGATTAAAAGGATCTCAAAAGAAGACGCCATTAGCCGGCTATATGCAGGAGTCCACTTCCCTTCGGATAATGATGAAGGGCTGAGGCTTGGAAGACATATTGGAAAAGTGATTGTCAGCCACCTGAAACGCCAGTCAGACGAGCGGGGGCAAATTCTGGATTCATCTGACAGCAAGTACCGGAACGCAAACATCCTTTCAGAGGATTACCAGCAGGCTATCCCGTTTGACTTTAATGAAAGATGCCTGTCGCTTACAAGGGATGCTGATGTTGGAGTTAAAAAGAATACTGAAGCTGCTAAACCATACTTGAAATTTTAA
- a CDS encoding nucleoside deaminase encodes MENAVEAALENAAAHLGGPFGAVVVKDGTVIGTGTNRVTSLNDPTAHAEIQAIRAACLHLQDFQLSGCEIYTSCEPCPMCFGAIYWARPKAVYFACTKEDAAAAGFDDQFIYEQLSLPLEQRSIEMRQVKMDEALMPFKLWEKSFSKIDY; translated from the coding sequence ATGGAAAATGCAGTAGAGGCTGCTTTGGAGAATGCTGCTGCCCATCTGGGAGGTCCTTTTGGAGCGGTTGTTGTGAAGGATGGCACGGTGATCGGCACAGGCACAAACCGGGTCACTTCGCTTAATGATCCTACAGCACATGCAGAAATACAGGCGATCCGTGCTGCCTGCCTGCATCTTCAGGATTTCCAGCTGAGCGGCTGTGAAATCTATACCAGCTGTGAGCCATGCCCAATGTGCTTTGGCGCTATCTACTGGGCTCGCCCAAAAGCAGTATATTTTGCCTGTACAAAAGAAGATGCAGCCGCTGCAGGATTTGATGATCAGTTTATTTATGAGCAGCTCTCCCTCCCGCTTGAACAGCGCAGCATAGAAATGCGGCAGGTTAAAATGGATGAAGCTTTAATGCCGTTTAAATTGTGGGAGAAGTCTTTTTCTAAGATTGATTATTGA